The following nucleotide sequence is from Carassius carassius chromosome 16, fCarCar2.1, whole genome shotgun sequence.
taaccccaatagagttcagaatgtctataaatgctgatcccaatgcatctttttcattatcaacatggatattaaaatcaccaactattaaaattttatctgcagccagaactaactcggatgtaaaatcaccaaactctttaataaagtcagtatggtgccctggtggcctgtatacagtagccagtacaaacataacaggggatttatcattaacatttgtttctctggataatgttatatgaattacttcaaacgagttatacttgtagcctgccctctgagaaatcctgaaaacgttgttataaattgaggcaacacctccccctttgccttttagacgctgctcatgtttataacagtaatcttggggggtggactcatttaaattaatgtaatcatcaggttttagccaggtttctgtcaaacagagtacatctatattatgatcagtgatcatattatttacaaaaagtgtttttgtataaagggatctgatattcagtaagccaagctttatcatttgtttatctgtattgcatctgttttttatttgttaaatctcaattaaattgttattcttaacttggtttggacgttttttgtattttctagttctgggaacagacacagtctctatagtgtgatatctagttgaaaaagtctctatgtgctgagaattaactgacctctgtgacgggaggcagttagcagatggtcggtttagccagtctgtctgcttcctgacctgggccccagttagtcaagtataaactctaagactatttgccatatttctagagagatgagtggcgccaccccaggagggatgaagactaTCTCTTTTCAataggtcaggtctgccccaaaagctcgtccaattgtctatgaaacctatgttattctgtgggcaccacttagacatccagccattgagtgatgacaaccTGCTATGCATCTcctcaccacggtaagcagggaggggaccagagcatattacagtgtctgacatcgtgcttgcaagttcacacacctctttaatgttatttttagtgatctccgactggcgaagtcgaacatcattagtgccggcATGAATAAATATCTttctgtatttacgtttagcattagccagcatgtttaaatttgccaagatgtctggtgctctggctcctggtaaacatttgactatggtggctggtgtctctatattcatgttccgtacaatagaatcaccaataactagagcactttcatcaggtttctcagtgggtgcatcactgagtggggagaacctgtttaatgttttgatcggaacagaagagcggtgttttgacacAAGACTATGCTGcttcaccgtcacccagttgccctgctgcaggggctctgttgccggatccgaacaatgtacaggaatccctgagctagatgcatccaaagccgtatctagagccataacattcttactgtccttaattaaaattaaaacgctaatgacaagctaacgagtgctaacgcaatgcaggtgAACTGCATTCACGGATATAAAACAAAAGACAAGATTgatcaataatatcagaaatagGGTGTGAATTAAGttctattttatcactttaaaaaacagacagTGATGGttagataaagattctagaaaaaaaacagctacacggagctacgatcagCTACAGCTACATTTAACATGTTCTATTGTTGCTTTATTTTAGAGATTTGAGCAACAATAAAATCAGTTCCCTGTCCAACTCCTTTTGCCAACATGACACAACTCACCACATTgtaagcatctctctctctctctctgtctctctctcacacacacacacacacacacacatacatagagtTCCACTGATGGCTGctggctgtgagtgtgtgtttatggtgtgttGTGGTGTTTCGCAGGATCTTGAGTTATAACGCGCTGCACTGTATTCCTCCTCTGCTGTTTGGAGGCCTGTCCTCTCTTCACCTGCTGTGAGTTTGTACTGGATCTGCTCTCACTGTCTCACAGCAAGTCTCAGTGGTATTGTTGTGATTGTGACAAAGATCCAGATGCTATGTTCTGAGCTGCTCTCAGCCTACACGTTTCCTTCTCACTCTTGTCCATTTATTGCAGCTCTCTCCATGGCAACAATATTTGTGAACTCCAGCGGGGAGTCTTCAGAGACGCAGCGTCTCTCTCACACCTGTGAGTCTCGCCTGTCTCACATTCACACCTGCACACACAGCACCACGCAGTATATGATAACATGACCAGGGCTTGTTTCACCCCAGAATCAAGAGAAAACACGGAAAATAAAATCATAGTTTCATCtagataaatgaaatgaaaaatactaaactaaatacatttcactacgatggttaaaaaaaacaaacacattttttttctctcacaaaaacagaaaaaaatgtttgtttctcatttaaattatttttataatgattttagTAATATGAAATTAGTTTCACTGCAATACAATGATTTTTGGTAGGCTACTGTATTACAGTTACGAGAAACAAATGAACATTGCATTTgggaaatatttatatattatctcATTAATAATATACTGGGctaatattatagtaatattgtatatatatattagaactgtcaatcagttaaaaaaaacgaattaacCGCACATTtcttcattaaaaaattaatcacTAATAGTCCCACCTAACATTGAAGTTTTCAATCTTCAaacaacattatattttaatatttgtttaatgcaaTCTTTTTAATGACTGAAGTCAAATATTTAACTGCATTGCCATTAACAAGCTAATTTTTACAGCACTTTTGCTGTTTAAAGTTTTAGCTgatgagagtaaaaaaaataaaaaattatgggGAAAAAAAGTACTGCAgattttaagttattattatttttaatagcagTAGTATTATCCAAAATAATCCAAAACCGTCTGCTCTCCCTCAGGTCCTGTGGATCCATCCGTGTCGGAGAAATGCAGCCCGTGCTCGTCAAACCCCTGCCAGAATCAGGGATACAAGGTCCTGAGCACGAACAGGATACCGCTTCAATACCTGATCATTTAACTGCAGCacacttaaagaaacagttcaccctaGAATTAATATTTGCTGAAGATGTCCTCacactcaggtcatccaagatgtgcATGAGTTcagttcttcatcagatttggagaaacgtagcattgcatcacttgctcatcaatggatgctctgcagtgaatgggtggcgtcagaatgagagtccgaacagctgataaatacatcacaataatccacaagaggGCTTCAAACCGTCACTTCTGGCTAAAActtgagtcctctatccataatattgttttctccagtggaaaagtgttctggtctgaatcaggagagaaatctgcacagatcaagcactgtttacaagcacaATCAGTCCAGCACCAATATTTAGTAGTTTCTAGCTCATTCTCattgtgaatgggtgccgttgaagaaacaaacttggatGAACCTATTTTTCTTAAAGTTTAAAGTGTATTAACagcaaaaacatttcattttttttgtatactTTTTTACAGCAGTAGCGAAATCAACTGTGAAGTCTAACTTCCATGTTGATAGAAAACAACGCTACTTGGACAAATCTACAAAATAAGACATACAGAgatataaaaaatctaattaagttattttagtattatttatttctatgtcatttattcataatttttgtgtttattttattctagcttaATTTGAATGGGCTTCAgtgatttttataaattttttattttatgttactgGTTTTTGTCTGTAACTTTTTCATCGTAGTCATTTTAGCGCTTtaacttgagtaatataaagacaacatttcaaatttgtatgtatgttttttttttttttttaagttttaattttgccatcagttatttatttgtttatttaggtgTATGCCATCAGTTATTATCATTTTCCACCATAAAGACTCTGAGCCTCAGGAAAATGAGCATATCAAGAAAAGTTGCAACTTCTTTTTTAGACTTTTTTAAATATCTCAAATAGCACATTTCTATAAAACATAAGCACCAAAAATTTGCACTTGCCCAATCCGAACCCCTTCCTTGTGTTCAGACAGTAGATCTCCTgcagtatggaattacatttgtttcaataataaggAACGAAacgtaatggcatatttttgagagtttctgaaaaagttacgttcagttttataaagtttcgttcattgttattgaaacaaatgtaattccatattgCAGGGATGGATGCACAGCTTCTGTCTGTTAAACTCTCTGTCTTGGTTTAAAGTCTCTCTGCTGGTGTTTCTAGGGGAGAAACTGTGAGCTTTCTGTGAGTGCTTGTGAAGGCCATCTGTGTGTGAATGGAGGAAGCTGCTACAGCGACGAGGCTAGAGGAGGCttcaggtgcacacacacacacacctcacagagGTCTAAGACGAGACTCGACAGCGGTGTCTGACCCTGTGTGCGTCTCCAGCTGCTGGTGTCCCGTGGGATTCGCGGGGTGAGACTGGCACCATCTGTGTGGACGGAGTGGGGAACTACAGCTGCGTGTGTCCACAGCCCTTCTCAGGTCAGTGTTGGAGCGGTGCGGTTGGCTGATGCTGAGCTATGACTGTTGATGTGTGTTACAGGCCAGAAGTGTGAGGAGCACTAGGAGGATCTGTGTTATCCCCGGTCCACCTGCATACCCACCGTCACGCGACCCAAGTGAGCACAAGACACTGATCAGAAGATGCTTGTTATTAAAAATGACTTCATATTATACGATTTCAATCAAAGTAACAGTATATCATGCACTGCCATTTAAAGGTTTTGGGCcacaaagtctgcatttatttgatcagaaatacagtactattgtgaaataactgttttctgttcaaATATAGTTTAATACAGCAATAAGCTccaagaagctgtggtttacagtgaatttataaccgCTAAGGGACGCTGttaggcagaggtggaaagtaacgaattacatttactcgcgttactgtaattgagtagcttttttgtgtactaatactttttaaagtaattttttaaatctgaaattttacttttacttaagtatattttgtttgaagtattgtacttcgctacattttaaaacagattaattactgagtaaaaaaaaataaaaataaaaaaaataaatcgctccctggaaactacgtcagtaaataatgggcaggagggcaaactggcgctacaatcacgagaaagatgcagacggacaaaacaggcgttagtggtgcagacaccgctgaaaacgaaaccccgtcatattctgaagttgaactcaaaggaaatgaagtgaactcctggtcatatgtatgctctattatgcagtgtaagctgtacttgcctaggaagaccaaactagcagcttataaaatctcgacaagacatcaacccttcgcaagaatgtagaggtaagctaaataattgcatcgttgcattggtggttaaaatcatgggcgtcagtttggtttgaaatgtggtggggacagagacgcattcagaagtgcattttcaaaagtg
It contains:
- the LOC132159271 gene encoding uncharacterized protein LOC132159271, producing the protein MQFTCIALALGNWVTVKQHSLVSKHRSSVPIKTLNRFSPLSDAPTEKPDESALVIGDSIVRNMNIETPATIVKCLPGARAPDILANLNMLANAKRKYRKIFIHAGTNDVRLRQSEITKNNIKEVCELASTMSDTVICSGPLPAYRGEEMHSRLSSLNGWMSKWCPQNNIGFIDNWTSFWGRPDLLKRDSLHPSWGGATHLSR